In Candidatus Nezhaarchaeota archaeon, the sequence ATAACCTAAGCAGACATAAGTTCTTACACGGGCCAAGACCTGCTGAGGACCGCATAGCTGGTAATCTGCTGTACATTCGCGGCTGTACCGTCAGGCAGCACTTGCCCTCACTCGCCGAGATCACCATGGAGGTGTTCAAGAGATTTGGAGTGACCCTTGCAACGCATGCAGACGAGGTTTGTTGCGGATTCCACGCCTACCTTCTAGGAGCCGAAGATATCTTTCGAGATCTCGCTAAGATGAGCATAGAGCTTTTAAAAAAGTACAGCTGTGCCATTACATCGTGCCCTACCATCGCTTATACGTACAGGGTCTTATACCCACGATTCGGCTTTCAACTTCCGATTGAAGTTTACCACGTAACAGAGCTGCTTAAGAGGGTGATGAGTGAGCAGCAGGTTAAGCTACGTGAAGTGAGAAAGAAAGTGGTGGTACACGAATCGTGGCCATTATCGAGGGGGATCGAGACCAGTAACGTAATGCTTGATCTCTTGAAGAGCATTCCCGGTGTGGAGGTGGCTCTACCCATTAGGCATGGAAGATACGTCTACGACATCGGGGGTTACTGTTCCCTCTTAAAGTTCGTCAACCAATGGCTCGTGAGGAGGATTGCGCAGGAAAGGTTACGAGAGCTGAGCACGGTCGGCAACATCATAGTCACGTCCTCCCCAGATGCGACCATCGTCTTTAGGGAACTTGGTGCAAATGTTTACGATATCGTGGAAGTAATGGCGGAGGCCCTTGGACTATGAATGTTGTGGCGAGGCTTAAGGATAGGTGGATCTCTTGGCGCGTCTCGCGGGTACTAAAGCGCTACCTCGATAGCGTCCGGTTCCAAGTGAGGGACTCTATAGTCTTCCTACATGGTTCAGCTCAGAGCTACGAGGAGTTCCTCGACATCGGCCTCAAGGTGGGATCGGTAAGAGGCGTGGAGGGAGTGGTAAATGAGGTTGAATGGCCTGGCAAGGCACCTGAGGGGCGAAGGGAGGTCGCTGCATCCAAAGCCCTGATCGGAGACTATGACGTAGTCATTATAGGTGCCGGCATAATTGGGTCAATGATAGCTAGGGAGCTATCTAAGTACGAGATTCGAGTCGCCCTCGTCGATAAGAACCCAGATGTAGCCATGGGGGTCACGAAGGCTAATAACGGCATCATACACTCGGGTCTCGAAGAGCCACTCGGCAAGATTAAGACCAAGCTTTGTGTTCGCGGAAACGCTATGTACGACGAGCTAGCACGTGAGCTAGGAGTAAGATTCAAGAGAATTGGAGGTTTATGGCTTATAACCCTAAGATCCATGCCCAAGCTAAAGGATAAGCTCCCAATGAGCCTGTACGTATTCATGCTCAAGTACGTTGTGCCATTGATAGTGAAGATGAAGGCTATGGTCCTAGGCGTCCCAGGCGTTCGCGCCATCAGGAGCATTGATGAAGTTAAGAGATTAGAGCCGCACGTATGCGATGACGTCGTAGCTGCTATACAGGTCCCAACCGTAGGCATCGTCGAGCCCTATGAGCTGGCAATAGCTTTGGTGGAGAATGCGGTCGAGAACGGAGTTGACACGTTTTTCGAGACCGAAGTGCTGGGCTTTGAAAAGGAGGACAATAAAGTAGTGGGCGTAATCACTAATCGGGGGATTATAAGGACAAAAATTGTGATCAACGCCGCGGGTCTATATGCAGATGTAATTGCAGAGCTCGCTGGCGCCAAGGAGTACACAATTCATCCCCGTAAGGGGACAATACTGTTGTTTGATAAACGCAGCATGAAGTACTTGAGCCACGAGGTAGCTGAGATAGAGCTTCCTAGGCCTCCGAGAACCAAAGGCGGTGCAATTAACCCCACGGTTAGTGGCAACGTGATGTGGGGGCCTACAGCCATCGAGGTATCGAGTAAGGAGGATACGTCGACCTCGCGTGAAGATGTCGAATTGCTGATAGACAAGTTCGCCAAGACCATTCCAAGCTTCAAGGGCAAGTTAATGAGGATATTCGCGGGTGTGCGACCAGCAACGTTCAATGAGGACTTCATTATTAGGCCGGCAAAGTGGGTTAAGGGGTTCATCCATGTCGCTGGCATTCAATCTCCAGGCATAGCGGCAGCCCCAGCAATAGCTAAGCTTGTCATCAACATACTAAGGCATGAAGGGATTCGATTGGTGCCTAAGAAGAACTTTAAAGCGACTAGGGAACCTGAACTTAGGTTTAATGAATTACCAGCAGAGAAGCAGGATGAGCTTATACGTAGAAATCCCGAGTGGGGCAACGTAGTATGTCAATGCGAGCTAGTCACAGAGGCTGAAGTAATTAATGCCATAGAGCGCATGAAGAGGATAGGGGTCAAAACCATCACGCTGGACGGCGTAAAGTTTAGGACGCGGATCATGATGGGCAATTGTCAAGGATCCTTCTGCAGGTTACGCGTGGCCTCGATAATATCAAGGCACTGCGGAATAGATCTTTGGAAGGTTTCCCTACGAGGAGGGGGCTCAGAGATAGGGGTAGGCGATGTTAAGGTACTGCTCCAAACGGGGGTTAGTAAGAGTGGTTGAGAAGCTACACTTCGACGTAGTTGTGCTTGGAGGTGGGGCTGCAGGGCTTGCAGCAGCCACTAAGCTAAGAGAGCTAGGGATCGATAGAGTCGTCGTAA encodes:
- a CDS encoding (Fe-S)-binding protein; its protein translation is MAWIIEALKERGLSTAMRVALRYMLGRLRGVDDIIKCALCPNFCKFNCPTHIASGSETHSPAGRARVAFFIESGVLELNPENALPLYTCLGCLACKAYCPFNFSVPEITYRLRVRLRQANALPVQLAQIVDNLSRHKFLHGPRPAEDRIAGNLLYIRGCTVRQHLPSLAEITMEVFKRFGVTLATHADEVCCGFHAYLLGAEDIFRDLAKMSIELLKKYSCAITSCPTIAYTYRVLYPRFGFQLPIEVYHVTELLKRVMSEQQVKLREVRKKVVVHESWPLSRGIETSNVMLDLLKSIPGVEVALPIRHGRYVYDIGGYCSLLKFVNQWLVRRIAQERLRELSTVGNIIVTSSPDATIVFRELGANVYDIVEVMAEALGL
- a CDS encoding NAD(P)/FAD-dependent oxidoreductase, coding for MNVVARLKDRWISWRVSRVLKRYLDSVRFQVRDSIVFLHGSAQSYEEFLDIGLKVGSVRGVEGVVNEVEWPGKAPEGRREVAASKALIGDYDVVIIGAGIIGSMIARELSKYEIRVALVDKNPDVAMGVTKANNGIIHSGLEEPLGKIKTKLCVRGNAMYDELARELGVRFKRIGGLWLITLRSMPKLKDKLPMSLYVFMLKYVVPLIVKMKAMVLGVPGVRAIRSIDEVKRLEPHVCDDVVAAIQVPTVGIVEPYELAIALVENAVENGVDTFFETEVLGFEKEDNKVVGVITNRGIIRTKIVINAAGLYADVIAELAGAKEYTIHPRKGTILLFDKRSMKYLSHEVAEIELPRPPRTKGGAINPTVSGNVMWGPTAIEVSSKEDTSTSREDVELLIDKFAKTIPSFKGKLMRIFAGVRPATFNEDFIIRPAKWVKGFIHVAGIQSPGIAAAPAIAKLVINILRHEGIRLVPKKNFKATREPELRFNELPAEKQDELIRRNPEWGNVVCQCELVTEAEVINAIERMKRIGVKTITLDGVKFRTRIMMGNCQGSFCRLRVASIISRHCGIDLWKVSLRGGGSEIGVGDVKVLLQTGVSKSG